The nucleotide sequence TAAGGCTACTCCCTCGAAATGGAATTCTAGCAAATGCATACCCAGCCATAGACCCTAACAATAACGTTCCAACGGTAACCGCAGCTCCAATATAAATACTATTAAATAGTTGCCTTAAGAAAAAAGAATCAACTAATACTTCAACGTAATTACTAACGTTTATCGGCCAAGGTAGGAACTCAGGTGGAAATACAAATATCTGTGTTGGATCCTTTAAGGAAGTAGATAACATCCATACAAAAGGCATGAGCATCACGACAGAGATAGTGATGAGCATGATATATTTAAACGAAGTAAAGCCAATATTAGTCTTCATTGTACACCCACCTTTTTCGTAACTGCCATTGAATGAGCGTGAATATTAAAATGATAAAAAACAGTATAAACGCTAGGGCCGACGCATAGCCCATTTCGAAGGATTGGAAGGCTTTCTCCCAAATGTAATAGACAAGAACCTTCGTGCTATTCTCTGGACCGCCTCGTGTCATCACATAAATTTGGGCAAAAATTTTCATAGCACCGATGATGGTAATAATCGTTGTAAGAAAAATGGTCGGTGTAATAATTGGTAGCGTGACGTTAAAAAACTGCCTAAACCGATTCGCCCCATCAATTTTTGCGGCCTCATACAATCCTTTAGGAACTAATTGCAATCCCGCTAGGAACAAAATCATATTTAACCCTACATTCTTTAAGACACTAATAAAAATTACGACTGGCATAGCTAAATCTGTATCATACAGCCAAGCCCTGGCTTCCATTCCGAATAATCCTAGGATTTGGTTGATAAATCCATAATCTGTTGCAAACATATATTTCCAAACGATAGCCCATACGACAAGTGATGTAACAACTGGAACAAAAATTGCTGTTCTAAAGAATCCGATTCCAGGCAACTTATCCTTTAAAAGCAGAGCTAATCCTAAAGCTAGACAAATATTTAATGGCACTAAACCACCTGTAAAGATGAAGGTGTTTTTTAAAACCGTCTCAAATTCTGGATCTTGTACAACGGCCTTATAATTATCTATTCCAATAAACTCAGCACTTCCGAGTAATGGCCAATCGGTAAAACTCATATAAAGTGAAAACACGATAGGACCAAACATAAAGATAGTAAAACCAAGAAACATTGGACTTATAAATAACCATCCGGAAAGTGTGTCTGCCGAGGGCAAAAACCTTTTTCTTTTTTTCAATGCTTGAGTGGTATGAACTTTCTTGTAACTTGGTTGGATTGTACCCAATTTCCCACCTCTTTTGACATTTAATAAACCGATCCGGTAATGTTTCA is from Radiobacillus kanasensis and encodes:
- a CDS encoding carbohydrate ABC transporter permease, which encodes MFLGFTIFMFGPIVFSLYMSFTDWPLLGSAEFIGIDNYKAVVQDPEFETVLKNTFIFTGGLVPLNICLALGLALLLKDKLPGIGFFRTAIFVPVVTSLVVWAIVWKYMFATDYGFINQILGLFGMEARAWLYDTDLAMPVVIFISVLKNVGLNMILFLAGLQLVPKGLYEAAKIDGANRFRQFFNVTLPIITPTIFLTTIITIIGAMKIFAQIYVMTRGGPENSTKVLVYYIWEKAFQSFEMGYASALAFILFFIILIFTLIQWQLRKRWVYNED